Genomic window (Chryseobacterium sp. H1D6B):
AATACATGGATTTAGTGAATTAAATATTGTAGAGTATAGAAGACATTTTAAAACTATACCTTATTAATCAATCCTATTTCTAAACCACGGGATTTAAAAACCAATTTTTTTGTAAATTTCAACAATAAATCATTATTATTCACAAAAACCTAATACTATGACTATTGACACCATCTACCAAGCCATAAAGCAGTGGAAAACTTTGGCTGATTCCTATAAAAATGGAAATAAGGACAGCGAAAGTGAGATTTTAGATTATTTAAATCAGGGTTCTCATTTTAGTGTTTCCGGAGAAGAGATAAAACAGTGGAAAGTGAACCTTGAAAATGAAGAAACAAAAACCATTCATGCTTATGTGGGAATCAATGAAGATAAATTAAAATTTTTCCTGATCGATTCTAAAAGTGATGCCGATGCCGATTTTGATGATATTGCCATAAAAGAATTCACCCGCCGGGCTCCTGATGGAATTATTCAAAACGAATCTGATCTCACAAACAATCCCCCGATCAGCTCTGAATCTGCCATCTACCGGAACTTCAGATGGGATATGTACTGCAGTTCATGGCTGGAAACCCAAAAAACCGAACCATTTTTCCAGCTGGTCTCTATTCCGTTTTACGATTATGAAAGACTGCACCTTGAAGACGGAGAATCATGCACCTGCTTCTTCGGACTCACTAATGAAACAGACGCAGCCAGCCCAATTTTTGACTACCACATAGAGATCATTACTGTTAAAAATCTCAGCATTGACGAAATCAGCAAGATCGCGGAAGACTACTCCACTCCAAGGCCTCCGTTCACTGTAGATACCATCCAGGATTATCAACTTTTGCTGAAAAGTGATGCCTACCTATAACAGCCTTTCTCTTTATTTACAAATGATCATCAACCTGACACTGATTACCGGGTTGATATTATTTATAAAAACCGGAATAAAAATAAAAGTGCTCTTGTTTATATTTCTCTTTGGGGAATCTGCATTAGAACTTACGGATCTTGCCGGCCGGCTGATGAAATTAAACAGCCTTAATACGTACAATTATCCGTTGAGCCAGTTTTTTGGACTGGTGATGATTACAGCAGTCTACAGCAGGTATTTTATTAAGATCCCGAATCTGCTGAAATGGGCAGTGTATGTCTATGCCGTTTTATCATTAGCTGTGAATATAATGTATATTCAAAACATAAAATCGGTTACTTTTTATTCCAATATCGTCAGCAGTATTATCATCTGCGCTCTGGCAGGCACTTATTTTCTGAAGATCATCAAGAAAACAAGGATTGACAGAAACCTTTTTAGTGTAAGTATCTCTGTTTTTCTCTTTTTTTCTATTGAATGTTTAATTTCAACAACATTCAATTTTTTGATCAGCAGCCATCTGGAGTGGGTAGCTCCTATCTGGCTTTTCAGAGGCATTTTATTATGTTTTTTTTATATTTCTTTTATAAATCTGGGATGCCGCATTGGAACAATCAGAGCTCGGTAGTCCTGTGGATATGGATAGGTATTGGAATATTGTCTTTAACTACATTATTTATAACGCTGTTGGTACTTAATTACCTGAAAAGTATCAAAAAAAATAAAAGAAAAGTCATACAGCTTGTCCGGAATACACAGACAGAATGCCTGGAAGACCTATTGTATTTACAGGAAAGAGACAGAGAAAGGCTGGCAGAAGAACTTCATGACAACATCATCTCAAGCCTTAATCTAATCCGTCTGAATATTAATTATAAAAATCCTACTGAATTAAATTTAGATTTAAAAAGATCGATGCAGCACATCCGGGAATTATCACATAACCTGACCCCTCCGGATCTGAATGAAATTGAGCTGGCCGACTTAATTACAGACTATCTTGAACAGGCGGGTAAAAGTATAGAGATGAAATATCATATTGTAACAGCTGAAACAATGATAAGCAGTGCTGTAAAATTAAATATTTTCAGAATTGTACAGGAACTGACCACCAATATTTTAAAACATGCAGATGCTTCAAAAATTGATCTCTTCCTTAAAACCTCAGCTCAATATCTTACCTTAACCGTAGAAGATAACGGCATCGGTTTCATACCGGCAGATCAATCGGGAGGAATCGGCCTGAGAAATATCAACTCAAGAGCCCGGCAGATCGGGGCTGTATATAAATTTAAAACCAATCCAGAAAAAGGCACAAAATTCATAATCCGTGCCTCAATTAAATAAAAAATGAAACCATGAAAATTAAGATCGGTATTGTAGATGACGACCTGCTGTTTGTACAGCTTTTAAAAAATTATATTGACAGCAGTGAAAACTGCAGCGTTGTGCTGACCTCAACAAGCGGCCATCTTTTTCTTAACGAAATAAACACCCAGCCCCTCGATATTTTAATTCTGGATCTAAGGATGGCCGATGGTGACGGGCTGGAAGTGATGGCTGCCTTATCAAAAACAGCAGAGGCAGCGAAAATCATTGTGCTTTCGAGCTTTTACCGGCGTTCTTTTATGGGACAGATGCTGAAAATGGGCGCCCATGCTTTTTTATCAAAAGAAATTGAACTCGAAGAGCTTTTAAATGTTATCAATGCTGTACATCATACCGGCCATTACTTTTCTAATGAACAGGTCAATGTGATGCGGAACCAGCTTTCCAATAAACTGCCGGAGTTTCATGCTTATTCGAAAGACAACCTTACAGAACGGGAAGTAGATATTCTAAAACTGGTCTGCCAGCAGCTGAGCACTAAAGAAATTGCAGACACGCTTTTCATTTCTCCCAAAACAGTAGAAACCCATAAAACCAACCTCATCATCAAAACCTGTGTGAAAAATATGGCCGGACTCGTGATTTACGCCGTTCAGAATAACATCGTGGATGCTGATGAAATTATTTTGTTTGATAAATAAATTATTCTTTCACAGTATTAAAATATTCTTTAACTCCATAATCTGCCAGACCTTCAAAAACCATTGTTCCTCCTTTCTCATTGAGCCAGGCGAAATTTCCTGTTCCTTCTCCCAGAAGGCGCATATACACTTTATTATTCTCTTCATACACTTTAATATTAACGAATCCAGGATTAAGCAGGTGCCCCTGCTGTGCAATATTGTCTATTTCAAGAGTTTCCCTTTTATTGACTGTTCTTACCGGTCCAAAACCGCCTGCAGTAGCAAGACCTTCATTGATCCTGTTGCCGAACAGATCATTATTTCCACCCAGAATAGAATACGGAACTGTACGATAAATAGGTCCGTCTGCTAAGAAACTGTAAAACTTAACAGCATCTAAATTATCTGAAACATCCCCTACTTCTTTGGTGAATGTGTAGCTGTGGGGACGGTTATTGATCTTAATACCTATAGAGCCCCATACATTCCTGGCAGGCTGTATTAAAGGAAAAGTTCGCTGTCCATCGCTGTAAAACCAACGGTGTATCAAACGGGCTGAACTGTCAAAGTTCTGTATTTTTAAAAAAAATTTGTAAATCTGCATGTTTATCTTTTTTATAAGTTATCTATGAGCATTCATTAAAAATCAGGGAGAACTTTGAATGCGCTCCCCGATTAAAAAAAATTCTAAAAACACACTATTAAGAAGCGCTTAACATTTTTGAAATAGAAATAGCATCCGCTATGGTATCAATACTGTAAATCTGCATAACGCCCTGATTAGTTGCTGCCTGACCTAAAATATTCTGCTGGTTCTGTGAATTCACAGCGTTTTCAAACATGATTCCGGTAGAATGTGCCGCTGCCTGATAAACGTTGCCTAAAGCCACCGCAGGGGCTTCACCCACTACTTTTACATTAGACTGGGTAACGGCGTCTGTAATTTGAGGATTAACTGTTTGTGACATGATTTTTAATTTTTATGGGATACTGTAATCCCGGTTGATAATAAATGGAAAGCGCCTTTTATGTTGACTGGACGCTGAAAAAAAGATACTTTTTAAGAAGCTCCAAGCATTGTAGCAATAGAAATAGCATCTGCTATGGTATCCATGCTGTAGATCTGCATTACCCCTTGAGTAGTCGCTGCCTGACCTAAAATATTCTGCTGGTTCTGTGAATTTACTGCGTTTTCAAACATGATTCCTGTGGAATGCGCTGCTGCCTGATAAACGTTGCCTAAAGCGACTGCCGGAGCTTCTGCTACTACTTTTACATTCGATTGAGTAACTGCGTCTGTGATTTGTTCATTGACTGTTGTTGCCATAATTTAAATTATTTTTGATTTGGTAAAAAGCAATCAGACTTTCCGATTGCGGGATTATTGGTCTGCGGTATGCAGAAATTATTTTTTAATTAATTAAGATGCTCCCAGCATTTTAGCGATTGAAATAGCATCTGCTACGGTATCCATGCTGTAGATCTGCATCACGCCCTGTGTAGTGGCTGCCTGTCCCAGAATATTCTGCTGGTTCTGCGAATTCACCGCATTTTCAAACATGATTCCTGTGGAATGCGCTGCCGCCTGGTAAACGTTGCCTAGAGCAATTGCCGGAGCTTCTGCTACCACCTTTACATTAGACTGGGTAACGGCGTCTGTAATTTGTTCATTGACTGTTGTTGCCATAATTTAATTGTTTTGAGTTTGTAGGTTAATGAGTACAGCCAGACTTTCTGACTGTGCTTTTTTTTTGTTTTTTTTACCGTTCATAGTTCTGTTAAGAAGCGCCCAGCATTTTTGCAATCGAAATAGCATCCGATACTGTATCAATACTGTAAATCTGCATCACTCCCTGCGTAGTGGCCGCCTGGCCTAAAATATTCTGCTGGTTCTGTGAATTCACCGCATTTTCAAACATAATTCCAGTAGAATGGGCTGCTGCCTGATAGACATTTCCTAAAGCCACGGCTGGAGCTTCTCCTACCACTTTTACATTAGACTGCGTAACGGCGTCTGTGATCTGTGGACTAACTGTTGTTGCCATAATTGTAGTTTTTTATGAGACTTGGTCTCGGTTAATAAAAATTTTGATTTTTGTTTTATTTTAATTTCAGAAAAAGGATGCGGCAGACCAGCCACTGTATTGCTACTGTAGATTTTTATAATCCAATGGACGAAAATAACTGGTCTTTTTATTTGAAGGCTGTATCGCTACAGTATATTGAAAATCAGCGCAGTGATAAATTTTGACTAAAAACCGTATTGAAGGACCGGCTGAAATTTCACAGCGGCAGAAAACCGCATCCTTAGTATAATAATGAATTTCTTTGTCTGTTCTAAATATTTAATAAAACCTATCGGCTAACCGCCAAATCTGTTTTTTCTCAATGCTATTATTTCTTCATACCTCAATTTTCTTCCGGACAGCTTTTTACATCCCATTACGGAGTTACTCGCTGCTGTCAAAAAATCCCTCTGCTGGTTCAATACAGACTGCTCGAACATTAATCCTGTAGAGTGCGCGCTTACCTGCATGGTAATAGCCTCAGATACGGCCGTAGACATCCCTACAACCTGTGTATTTACTTTGTTTCCCATGAAATTTAGTTTTTAGGTTAGATTTAATTATTTGCTCATGCCTGCAATTCTTATCTGCAGTTTATTAATTCTTTCTGCCACTTTCAATTCCTTGGCCTTTATTTTTTCTCTAGAAATATCCTGAATGCTTTTTAATTGGTCTCCATAACTCAGGGCGGATGAATTTGCTGTTGCTGCCGGCTGGGCCTGCTGCTGCTGCTGTTGCTGTTTTACGGCTTCTTCCAGCTTCTGAAGCAGAGGTGCTAAGGATTTCATTGTTTCCTTCGTCGCTTTCTCTTTGATATAATTGATGATCTCATCTTCGTGGCTGATGACAAACGGCATTATATCCTCGGCGGGCAATTCAACCTCTATTTCTTCTGGAATTATTTTTTCTGGTTCTGCTGCGGTTTCCTGTACAGGCTTACTGCGGTTTCGTCTAGTAATCATACTATTATTTTTAGAGGTTTAACAGCCGGATCAGGCTTTAACATTTAAAGAATATAACTTATAAATGAGCTGGCTGCTGTCCAGTCTCTGTTCAGATTCTGGATCACATTGCTCCCTATAATTTCGACACAAAGATCCCCGATAATAGCATTAGCCGAAAGAAGTTCTTTTAATTTGTTCGATGGAAGCTGCAGAATATAATCTTCAGAAAGCAGAGGTACCGTAATAGGAGTATTTGCTGCCGTCTCATTAATAATAACTTCAAGTATTTCCTGACAGTAATGTGCAATTAACTTTGCACCCTGAAACTCTAATTCTCTTTTTAATTCTGTAAGTTCGTCGTTCGTTACCAGATCTGAAATTGCATTCACATCGACATCGTGAGTACTGTACAGCGCTTCTCCGGTATCAGACGGAACAATGGTAATATCTGTTTTTAAAACTGTGCTTGCTTTTTCCAGATTCACCGTCAGGATTTTTGAATCAGCTTCTTTGTCTGCAATATCATTTAACGTACTTAGAGGAAGCATCCTTACATTGCAGTAAAAGGCCTTTTGATCATCTAATTTCATCATTACAACAACAATTCCTGTAGATTTATCTTTAGGTTCCACTACAAATGACTGGTAAGAGCCATATTTCTTGTTTTTATTTACACAGCTTACTAATCTTACTGTCGGCTGTATATTAATATTAGAGGTCTGAAGATTGAACACCACACGGTTGATATTATTTTCAGGTTTTTTTATACTGAAATAAG
Coding sequences:
- a CDS encoding RebB family R body protein, encoding MATTVNEQITDAVTQSNVKVVAEAPAVALGNVYQAAAHSTGIMFENAVNSQNQQNILGQAATTQGVMQIYSMDTIADAISIATMLGAS
- a CDS encoding RebB family R body protein; this translates as MGNKVNTQVVGMSTAVSEAITMQVSAHSTGLMFEQSVLNQQRDFLTAASNSVMGCKKLSGRKLRYEEIIALRKNRFGG
- a CDS encoding RebB family R body protein; the protein is MATTVSPQITDAVTQSNVKVVGEAPAVALGNVYQAAAHSTGIMFENAVNSQNQQNILGQAATTQGVMQIYSIDTVSDAISIAKMLGAS
- a CDS encoding RebB family R body protein, with amino-acid sequence MSQTVNPQITDAVTQSNVKVVGEAPAVALGNVYQAAAHSTGIMFENAVNSQNQQNILGQAATNQGVMQIYSIDTIADAISISKMLSAS
- a CDS encoding response regulator transcription factor, which produces MKIKIGIVDDDLLFVQLLKNYIDSSENCSVVLTSTSGHLFLNEINTQPLDILILDLRMADGDGLEVMAALSKTAEAAKIIVLSSFYRRSFMGQMLKMGAHAFLSKEIELEELLNVINAVHHTGHYFSNEQVNVMRNQLSNKLPEFHAYSKDNLTEREVDILKLVCQQLSTKEIADTLFISPKTVETHKTNLIIKTCVKNMAGLVIYAVQNNIVDADEIILFDK
- a CDS encoding RebB family R body protein, which gives rise to MATTVNEQITDAVTQSNVKVVAEAPAIALGNVYQAAAHSTGIMFENAVNSQNQQNILGQAATTQGVMQIYSMDTVADAISIAKMLGAS
- a CDS encoding ATP-binding protein; amino-acid sequence: MPHWNNQSSVVLWIWIGIGILSLTTLFITLLVLNYLKSIKKNKRKVIQLVRNTQTECLEDLLYLQERDRERLAEELHDNIISSLNLIRLNINYKNPTELNLDLKRSMQHIRELSHNLTPPDLNEIELADLITDYLEQAGKSIEMKYHIVTAETMISSAVKLNIFRIVQELTTNILKHADASKIDLFLKTSAQYLTLTVEDNGIGFIPADQSGGIGLRNINSRARQIGAVYKFKTNPEKGTKFIIRASIK